Proteins found in one Sporichthyaceae bacterium genomic segment:
- a CDS encoding PEP/pyruvate-binding domain-containing protein: MTAGPENRFVLALADCAGLSAGRVGGKAAGLAALAAAGLDVPAGFVVTTDAYSAAHGTGLGTATAADARALITGTALPPEVADGIRRGYLTLGADVPVAVRSSATAEDTADASFAGQQDTYLAVCGAEQVLRSVVDCWASLYQDRAVTYRERLGYTAVPAMAVVVQRMVDPHAAGVALTLDPATGDRDTVYVEAALGLGEGVVRGDVGVDRYWIGKAGSEVRAEVGDKSVAHRAVAGAPGVQLAAVATELAGRPALTDGQIRELADLCRRVEKAFGRPMDIEWAIDEERLWLLQARPETVWSRRAELPPVGTAVDWDPLHHASPPGAHWTTVNFGETAPGVLTPLAWTLWAGAGEAALRRAAYNLGVLDAEEMRPPTDPDQAWVKSFHGRAAMRIEFLALLGDRMPGTSGAEAVRSILGEPPHTLEFAPTRHRYPAIARRLPEVMALAPGRLRREAERTRRWWRESVTAAPALDLAGARRLFAAAEQNFASTLALQTTAVIAVVQPLYQALERLTAKVGVGDMAALSSGYTGFAEVLVVEELWQAAHGRTTLAAIVAEHGFHGPLEGEVSSRVWRERPEILEALLETYRDREDPRDVAARQRATRLRLEAEVLAAVPRPARPAVRGLFAVCARRIPLRGVGKRSFLQSIDVARAAARRVGELLVADGVLAAADDVFFLTTKELTGQLPADTGDLVDRRRARREVYRTLSIPPAWRGDCVPVDGPIPTGPTITGIGVSAGVVEGVVRVLESSDTADFRPDEVLVAPCTDPSWSSIMFVSSALVVDIGGALSHASMVARELGIPAVVNTGDGTRRLRTGDRVRVDGTSGIVEILS; this comes from the coding sequence GCCGGGTTCGTGGTGACCACCGACGCCTACTCCGCCGCGCACGGCACCGGCCTGGGCACCGCCACCGCGGCGGACGCGCGGGCGCTGATCACCGGGACCGCGCTGCCGCCCGAGGTTGCCGACGGGATCCGCCGTGGCTACCTCACGTTGGGCGCCGACGTCCCCGTGGCCGTCCGCTCGTCGGCGACCGCCGAGGACACCGCCGACGCCTCGTTCGCCGGCCAGCAGGACACCTACCTGGCGGTTTGCGGGGCCGAACAGGTGCTGCGGTCTGTCGTCGACTGCTGGGCGAGCCTCTACCAGGACCGCGCCGTCACCTACCGCGAGCGCCTGGGATACACCGCGGTGCCGGCGATGGCAGTGGTGGTCCAGCGGATGGTGGACCCGCACGCCGCGGGGGTCGCGCTCACCCTCGATCCGGCAACCGGTGACCGCGACACTGTCTACGTCGAGGCGGCGTTGGGCCTCGGCGAGGGTGTGGTCCGGGGCGACGTGGGCGTCGATCGGTACTGGATCGGCAAGGCCGGCAGCGAGGTCCGTGCCGAGGTCGGGGACAAGAGCGTCGCCCATCGCGCCGTGGCCGGCGCGCCGGGCGTGCAACTGGCTGCCGTGGCGACCGAACTGGCCGGCCGACCGGCGCTGACGGACGGTCAGATCCGCGAGCTGGCCGACCTGTGCCGTCGGGTCGAGAAGGCATTCGGTCGGCCGATGGACATCGAGTGGGCGATCGACGAGGAGCGGTTGTGGCTCCTGCAAGCACGGCCGGAGACGGTCTGGAGCCGGCGGGCCGAGTTGCCGCCGGTGGGCACCGCGGTGGACTGGGACCCGCTGCACCACGCGAGCCCGCCGGGTGCGCACTGGACCACCGTCAACTTCGGTGAGACCGCACCTGGAGTGCTCACGCCGCTGGCCTGGACCCTGTGGGCCGGGGCGGGCGAGGCCGCGCTGCGCCGGGCCGCGTACAACCTCGGCGTGCTCGACGCCGAGGAGATGCGGCCACCGACCGATCCGGACCAGGCCTGGGTCAAGTCCTTCCACGGCCGGGCCGCGATGCGGATCGAGTTCCTCGCGCTGCTGGGCGACCGGATGCCGGGCACCTCCGGCGCCGAGGCCGTGCGCAGCATCCTCGGCGAACCCCCGCACACGCTCGAGTTCGCTCCGACGCGGCACCGGTACCCGGCGATCGCTCGTCGGCTTCCGGAGGTCATGGCGCTCGCCCCCGGCCGGCTGCGTCGGGAGGCCGAGCGGACCCGGCGCTGGTGGCGCGAGTCGGTGACTGCGGCCCCGGCCCTGGACCTGGCCGGGGCACGCCGGTTGTTCGCCGCGGCCGAGCAGAACTTCGCGAGCACGTTGGCGCTGCAGACCACCGCGGTGATCGCCGTCGTCCAACCGCTGTACCAGGCGTTGGAGCGGCTGACCGCGAAGGTCGGGGTCGGCGACATGGCCGCGCTGTCATCCGGTTACACCGGTTTCGCCGAGGTCCTGGTCGTCGAGGAACTTTGGCAGGCCGCACACGGGCGGACCACCCTGGCCGCGATCGTCGCCGAGCACGGGTTCCACGGGCCGCTGGAGGGCGAGGTCTCCAGCCGGGTCTGGCGGGAGCGCCCGGAGATCCTGGAGGCTTTGTTGGAGACCTACCGCGACCGGGAGGACCCGCGGGACGTGGCGGCCCGGCAACGGGCCACCCGGTTGCGATTGGAGGCCGAGGTCCTCGCGGCCGTGCCGCGGCCGGCGCGCCCGGCCGTCCGGGGCCTGTTCGCGGTCTGCGCGCGGCGGATCCCGTTGCGCGGGGTCGGGAAGCGGTCGTTCCTGCAGTCGATCGACGTCGCCCGCGCGGCCGCGCGGCGCGTCGGGGAACTGCTGGTCGCCGACGGGGTGCTCGCCGCCGCCGACGACGTGTTCTTCCTGACCACGAAGGAACTCACCGGGCAACTGCCGGCCGACACCGGCGATTTGGTGGACCGCAGGCGGGCCCGCCGCGAGGTCTACCGGACGCTGTCGATCCCACCGGCCTGGCGCGGGGACTGCGTGCCGGTCGACGGGCCGATCCCGACCGGGCCGACCATCACCGGCATCGGCGTCAGCGCCGGGGTGGTCGAGGGCGTGGTTCGGGTGCTGGAGAGTTCGGACACCGCCGATTTCCGGCCGGACGAGGTGCTGGTGGCCCCGTGCACCGACCCGAGTTGGTCCTCGATCATGTTCGTGTCCTCCGCATTGGTCGTCGACATCGGCGGCGCGCTCTCGCACGCCTCGATGGTGGCCCGGGAACTCGGGATCCCGGCGGTGGTGAACACCGGCGACGGCACCCGGCGGCTGCGGACCGGCGACCGGGTCCGCGTCGACGGCACCAGCGGTATCGTCGAGATATTGAGCTGA
- a CDS encoding sugar ABC transporter substrate-binding protein: MSDRRTGRRRRAGVVAAVLAGALALTGCGSGSSSKPEAGGATVAASPSSLHFAVITHGTAGDAFWSVVKNGAQAAGEKLGVSVDYRSDGDPGAQAKLIDNAIAQHVDGLVVSMANPDALRTSIQNAVHAGIPVITINSGEQRSAEFGALTHVGQDEGIAGEQAGTRFKQAGRTKLLCVIHEAGNIGLNQRCDGAKRTFGNTTTVQVDISNPTDAQARIRGALEADPQIDAVLALNSQIAAGAVAAAKAANSKAQVATFDLNTDVVNAIKAGDLVFAVDQQPYLQGYLPILFLQLYKENANTVGGGKPVLTGPAFVDKANVDTVATYAARGTR; the protein is encoded by the coding sequence ATGTCCGATCGCCGAACTGGACGCCGTCGTCGGGCCGGCGTCGTCGCGGCCGTGCTCGCCGGCGCGCTGGCGCTGACCGGTTGCGGTAGCGGCTCGTCGAGCAAACCCGAGGCCGGTGGGGCCACCGTCGCGGCGAGCCCCAGCAGCCTGCACTTCGCGGTGATCACGCACGGCACGGCCGGCGACGCGTTCTGGAGCGTGGTGAAGAACGGGGCGCAGGCAGCCGGCGAAAAGCTCGGCGTCTCGGTGGACTACCGCTCGGACGGTGACCCCGGCGCCCAGGCCAAGCTGATCGACAACGCGATCGCCCAGCACGTCGACGGCCTGGTGGTGTCGATGGCCAACCCCGATGCATTGCGCACCTCGATCCAGAACGCCGTGCACGCGGGGATCCCGGTCATCACGATCAACTCCGGCGAACAGCGCAGCGCCGAGTTCGGCGCGCTGACCCACGTCGGGCAGGACGAGGGCATCGCCGGGGAGCAGGCCGGCACGCGGTTCAAGCAAGCCGGTAGGACGAAGCTGCTCTGCGTCATCCACGAGGCAGGCAACATCGGCCTGAACCAGCGCTGCGACGGCGCCAAGCGCACGTTCGGCAACACCACCACCGTGCAGGTCGACATCAGCAACCCGACCGACGCGCAGGCCCGGATCCGCGGCGCGTTGGAAGCCGACCCGCAGATCGACGCGGTGCTCGCGCTGAACTCGCAGATCGCAGCCGGTGCGGTGGCTGCGGCCAAGGCGGCGAACAGCAAGGCGCAGGTGGCCACCTTCGACCTGAACACCGACGTGGTCAACGCGATCAAGGCCGGCGACCTCGTGTTCGCCGTCGACCAGCAGCCCTACCTGCAGGGCTACCTGCCGATCCTGTTTCTGCAGCTGTACAAGGAGAACGCGAACACAGTCGGCGGGGGTAAGCCCGTGCTGACCGGCCCCGCGTTCGTCGACAAGGCCAACGTCGACACCGTCGCGACCTATGCCGCCCGCGGGACGCGGTGA
- a CDS encoding ABC transporter permease, which yields MTVRRVADRLIARPEVGAALGALAVFGFFSVVTSHFLSRLGVANWLDDASTLGVMAVAVALLMIGGEFDLSAGVMTASTALVTALLVTREGLNIWPALGVSLLFALAVGAFNGLLVVRTGLPSFIVTLGTFLALQGLNLGVTRRVTGTVQVSGLRDRAGFTSAARLFASTVNIGGTEYEISILWWAVVTAVAAWVLVRTRFGNWVFAVGGSAIGARAVGVPVARTKIALFATTAFAGWIVGAITLLRNASVQANQGIGLEFQYIVAAVIGGCLLTGGFGSAVGAAIGALIFGMTRQGIVYAQWDSDWFQLFLGVMLLAAVAVNKAFRQRAERAA from the coding sequence GTGACCGTCCGCCGGGTCGCCGATCGGCTGATCGCCCGTCCCGAGGTCGGGGCGGCTCTCGGCGCGCTGGCCGTGTTCGGGTTCTTCTCGGTCGTCACGTCGCACTTCCTCAGCCGGCTGGGGGTCGCGAACTGGTTGGACGACGCCTCGACGCTCGGCGTCATGGCCGTTGCGGTGGCGTTGTTGATGATTGGTGGGGAGTTCGACCTCTCGGCCGGGGTGATGACCGCGTCCACCGCGCTGGTGACCGCCCTGCTGGTCACCCGGGAGGGCCTGAACATCTGGCCCGCGCTGGGCGTCTCGCTGCTGTTCGCGCTGGCGGTCGGGGCGTTCAACGGACTGCTGGTGGTCCGCACCGGGCTGCCCAGTTTCATCGTCACCCTGGGTACGTTCCTGGCGTTGCAAGGACTGAACCTCGGCGTCACCCGACGGGTGACCGGGACCGTGCAGGTGTCCGGCCTGCGGGACCGCGCGGGCTTCACCTCCGCGGCCCGGTTGTTCGCCTCGACCGTGAACATCGGCGGCACCGAGTACGAGATCTCGATCCTGTGGTGGGCAGTGGTCACGGCCGTCGCGGCCTGGGTGCTGGTCCGGACCCGGTTCGGCAACTGGGTCTTCGCGGTCGGCGGGTCCGCGATCGGTGCACGGGCGGTCGGCGTGCCGGTGGCCCGCACGAAGATCGCGCTGTTCGCCACGACGGCGTTCGCCGGCTGGATCGTCGGCGCGATCACCCTGCTGCGTAACGCGAGTGTGCAGGCCAATCAGGGCATCGGCCTGGAGTTCCAGTACATCGTCGCCGCGGTGATCGGCGGGTGCCTGCTGACGGGCGGATTCGGTTCTGCGGTCGGCGCCGCGATCGGTGCGTTGATCTTCGGCATGACCCGGCAGGGCATCGTCTACGCGCAGTGGGACAGCGACTGGTTCCAATTGTTCCTCGGCGTGATGCTGCTGGCCGCGGTCGCGGTGAACAAGGCCTTCCGGCAGCGGGCCGAGCGGGCCGCATGA